A genomic window from Maledivibacter sp. includes:
- a CDS encoding GntR family transcriptional regulator: MKKVSKQSPLPLYYQLKEILGEMIDNEELKPGDPILPELELCKLHDISRMTARKAIMSLVNEGLLYREQGKGTFVSSPKEKQQMTKLRGFSEEMEEKGLKTSTKLLSFRIKKATKKVKANLQLSDENDLVIEIRRLMIIEDEPFSLETVSIPHYMCPDMLKETIEGNSLYKLLSKNYNYVMDYAKQSIEPTILAEYESSMLNIPKDTMALLLKRKTYLVDGRVIEYTKSIYRSDKYKYEIMLKP; the protein is encoded by the coding sequence TTGAAAAAAGTGTCAAAGCAAAGTCCTTTACCTCTGTATTATCAACTAAAGGAGATATTGGGTGAGATGATTGACAATGAAGAATTAAAGCCCGGTGATCCCATTCTGCCGGAGCTTGAATTATGTAAATTACATGATATAAGTCGAATGACAGCTAGGAAAGCTATAATGTCCCTAGTAAATGAGGGATTGTTATATAGGGAACAAGGAAAGGGCACCTTTGTATCAAGCCCAAAAGAAAAGCAACAAATGACTAAGCTAAGAGGATTTTCAGAGGAAATGGAAGAAAAAGGTTTGAAAACAAGCACGAAGCTTCTATCATTTAGGATCAAAAAAGCAACTAAAAAAGTTAAAGCTAACTTACAGTTATCCGATGAAAATGATCTAGTAATAGAAATAAGAAGACTGATGATCATTGAAGATGAACCATTTTCCTTGGAGACAGTAAGTATACCCCATTATATGTGCCCAGACATGTTAAAGGAAACAATTGAAGGTAATTCTTTATATAAGCTACTGAGTAAAAATTATAATTATGTTATGGATTATGCCAAGCAAAGTATAGAGCCAACAATTCTTGCTGAATATGAAAGTAGTATGTTAAATATACCGAAGGATACAATGGCCTTGTTATTGAAAAGGAAAACCTATTTAGTAGATGGTAGAGTAATTGAATATACAAAATCCATATATAGAAGTGATAAATACAAGTATGAGATAATGTTAAAACCTTAA
- the nagB gene encoding glucosamine-6-phosphate deaminase, with translation MKIIVVDNYNEMSKKAANIIASQIILNPNSVLGFATGDTPLGTYKDLISIYDEGDIDFRDIKTFNLDEYYPLSKENPQSYNYYMEENFFKYVNVKTENIHIPNGMCDSIKDECANYEDAIKQAGGIDLQLLGIGKNGHIGFNEPDLKFEATTHLVHLDEDTIKANSRFFDSIEEVPTRAISMGIKTIMGVKKIVLLASGTEKSEAIYNTLNGPITPEVPASVLQLHPDVTVIIDKDAGSRL, from the coding sequence ATGAAGATTATTGTTGTTGATAATTATAATGAAATGAGTAAAAAAGCGGCCAATATTATTGCAAGTCAGATTATACTTAACCCTAATAGTGTGTTGGGATTTGCAACTGGTGATACTCCATTAGGTACTTATAAGGATCTAATAAGTATTTATGATGAAGGGGATATTGATTTTAGGGATATAAAAACCTTTAACCTCGATGAATATTATCCTCTTTCTAAAGAAAATCCTCAAAGCTATAATTATTATATGGAAGAAAACTTTTTTAAATATGTCAACGTAAAGACTGAAAACATCCATATTCCCAATGGTATGTGTGATAGCATTAAGGATGAATGTGCTAACTATGAAGATGCTATAAAGCAGGCTGGAGGTATTGATCTACAGCTTCTTGGTATAGGTAAAAATGGACATATAGGATTTAATGAGCCGGATCTAAAGTTTGAAGCAACTACACATTTAGTGCATTTAGATGAAGATACTATAAAAGCAAATTCAAGATTTTTTGATTCCATAGAAGAAGTACCCACCAGGGCAATAAGTATGGGAATAAAAACAATTATGGGGGTAAAGAAAATAGTGTTATTGGCAAGTGGTACTGAAAAGTCTGAAGCTATTTATAATACTTTAAATGGGCCAATCACACCGGAAGTACCAGCTTCAGTACTACAGCTGCATCCCGATGTAACGGTTATTATTGATAAAGATGCAGGCTCCAGGCTTTAA
- a CDS encoding PTS transporter subunit EIIC, with protein sequence MAGSKIKKISENILEKIGGKENVISVTHCATRLRLVIKDKDIINKEALNKVDGVMGIVEQSGQLQLILGPGTAGKVALEFGKLTGIKVGVEDEVKVRKEELKAKNSTPFKLFLRHVSNIFIPLIPAFIGCGVIYGLAKIFLNQEWIDKNTYYVLYVIGKSVFMYMNIMVGINAAKEFGGSPSLGGAIAGILSSPKLAKIVIGGENLVPEAGGIIAVLIAVIFGAWIEKKLRKVMPSVIDLIATPTIVLLVVGLSSLYIFHPAGVYLSGGLSWIVNTSIQKGGILIGAILSGTFLPLVMTGLHRALTPIEVSLLKETGFDLLRPILAMAGAGQVGAGLAIYFKTKNKRLKKIIGSSLPVGMLGIGEPLMFGVTLPLGKPFLTACLGSMVGGAYISLTKVASIGIGLSGLPLTLLIPSNKVFNYIIGTLLAYAGGFVLTYFTKWEDMADDIVSEDENNLLSEVLNIK encoded by the coding sequence ATGGCTGGCTCAAAAATCAAAAAAATTAGCGAAAATATTTTGGAGAAAATTGGTGGGAAAGAAAATGTTATATCTGTAACCCATTGCGCTACAAGGTTGAGGCTAGTTATTAAAGACAAGGATATTATTAACAAAGAAGCTCTTAATAAAGTTGATGGGGTAATGGGTATTGTAGAACAAAGTGGTCAACTCCAGTTAATACTTGGACCTGGAACAGCTGGTAAAGTAGCCCTTGAGTTCGGAAAGTTAACGGGGATCAAGGTGGGAGTTGAAGATGAAGTTAAGGTAAGGAAAGAGGAACTTAAAGCAAAAAATAGTACTCCATTTAAATTATTTCTAAGGCATGTATCTAATATATTTATACCATTAATACCAGCATTCATCGGCTGTGGGGTAATATATGGATTGGCAAAAATATTTTTAAATCAAGAATGGATTGATAAAAATACTTATTATGTACTATATGTAATTGGTAAATCAGTATTTATGTATATGAATATAATGGTTGGTATTAATGCTGCTAAAGAATTCGGGGGAAGTCCATCGTTAGGTGGTGCTATTGCAGGTATTTTGAGTTCTCCTAAGCTTGCAAAAATAGTTATAGGTGGCGAGAATCTAGTTCCCGAAGCTGGAGGAATCATTGCTGTACTAATAGCTGTTATTTTTGGGGCTTGGATTGAAAAGAAACTTAGAAAAGTTATGCCTTCTGTAATTGATTTGATTGCAACACCTACAATTGTCCTTTTAGTAGTAGGTTTAAGTAGTTTATATATCTTTCATCCTGCGGGAGTTTACCTATCTGGGGGGCTTAGTTGGATAGTAAATACATCTATTCAAAAAGGTGGTATACTTATTGGAGCTATTTTGTCAGGGACATTTCTACCATTAGTAATGACTGGTCTTCACAGGGCACTTACGCCTATTGAAGTAAGCCTGCTGAAAGAAACAGGGTTCGATTTATTAAGACCTATTTTAGCTATGGCTGGAGCAGGTCAAGTAGGTGCTGGATTAGCTATTTACTTTAAGACAAAGAATAAAAGACTTAAAAAAATCATTGGCAGCTCATTACCTGTTGGTATGTTAGGAATTGGTGAACCCTTGATGTTTGGTGTAACATTGCCACTAGGCAAACCTTTTTTGACCGCCTGTCTAGGTTCAATGGTTGGTGGGGCTTATATATCATTAACTAAAGTTGCGTCAATTGGTATTGGGCTATCTGGGTTGCCTTTAACTTTATTGATACCTTCTAATAAGGTTTTTAATTATATAATTGGTACTCTATTAGCATATGCCGGTGGGTTTGTTTTAACATATTTTACTAAGTGGGAAGATATGGCCGATGATATAGTATCAGAAGATGAAAATAACCTATTAAGTGAAGTGCTTAATATTAAATAG
- the pbp4b gene encoding penicillin binding protein PBP4B produces the protein MNRNLKSKLSILLLFVLILSTSLNGYAVDNKISTTADEQQVSVAQPLVASQIDPRFPEEEPTSRLYAQSRRVFKGYEGQGKIIVENHGAQSADLYVNGKLVSAKDVFKHKDGRVTIDISKYTVTGHNALKVLRVKPGDAYINVFIPYPKLIVGKPEDVGFSAKKLGEIDDLINKEVKEGFPGAVLLVMKDGKIIKNTAYGYKLKYDGDKLLDNFESMNTETLFDLASNTKMYATNLAIQKLVSEGRININDLVCKYIPGFTGETRENIRIRDLLTHSAGFASSIKFYMPDNPYGEEFHSLDREKTLKLLEKAPLEYPTGTKTIYSDTDYMLLGYIIENVTGIKLDEYVESNIYKPLGLTHTVFNPLEKGIEKEDCAATETMGNTRGGSRDYPSIRRYTLQGEVHDEKSYYSMGGISGHAGLFSTTSDMAILCQTILNQGGYGNVQIFDKDVLDQFTKPSDNNITFGLGWNRAGNRDKIWQFGPYASNIAIGHTGWTGTLTQIDPKHDMAIILLTNKKHSVCNDGRFEGDVYETGRYGSIVSLVYEALLESK, from the coding sequence ATGAATAGGAACTTGAAATCTAAACTTTCAATCTTATTACTATTTGTATTAATATTATCTACTAGTTTAAATGGATATGCAGTGGATAATAAAATTAGTACTACAGCAGATGAACAGCAAGTTTCAGTGGCTCAGCCACTTGTTGCTTCCCAGATTGATCCTAGATTTCCTGAAGAAGAACCTACTAGTAGGCTATATGCCCAAAGTAGAAGGGTATTCAAAGGATATGAAGGTCAAGGCAAGATAATTGTAGAAAATCACGGGGCACAATCGGCTGATCTATATGTAAATGGCAAATTAGTATCGGCTAAGGATGTATTTAAACACAAAGATGGAAGGGTTACTATAGACATAAGCAAGTATACTGTGACAGGACACAATGCCTTAAAGGTTTTAAGGGTCAAGCCCGGGGATGCATACATAAATGTATTTATTCCATATCCCAAACTAATAGTTGGAAAGCCAGAAGATGTTGGGTTTTCAGCAAAAAAACTAGGTGAAATTGATGATCTTATAAATAAAGAAGTAAAAGAAGGCTTTCCCGGTGCAGTACTATTAGTAATGAAGGATGGAAAAATCATCAAAAATACTGCATATGGATACAAGCTTAAATATGATGGAGATAAGCTACTCGATAATTTCGAATCCATGAATACCGAAACTTTGTTTGACCTTGCATCTAACACTAAAATGTATGCTACTAACCTAGCTATACAAAAGCTTGTAAGTGAAGGTAGAATAAACATAAACGACTTGGTATGTAAATATATCCCAGGTTTTACCGGTGAAACAAGGGAGAATATTAGGATCAGAGATTTGTTAACCCATTCCGCTGGATTTGCATCAAGCATTAAATTCTATATGCCCGATAATCCTTATGGTGAGGAGTTTCATTCACTTGATAGAGAAAAAACATTAAAGCTTTTAGAAAAGGCTCCATTAGAATATCCTACTGGAACAAAAACTATTTACAGTGATACTGACTATATGCTTTTAGGATATATAATTGAAAATGTTACTGGGATTAAACTAGATGAATATGTTGAAAGCAATATATATAAGCCTTTGGGATTAACCCATACAGTATTTAATCCCTTAGAAAAGGGAATTGAAAAAGAAGATTGTGCAGCAACGGAAACCATGGGTAATACAAGGGGTGGATCAAGGGATTATCCGAGTATAAGAAGATATACACTCCAAGGGGAGGTTCATGATGAGAAGTCCTATTATTCAATGGGTGGAATCTCCGGGCATGCTGGACTTTTCTCTACTACTTCGGATATGGCTATTTTGTGTCAAACAATATTGAATCAAGGGGGATATGGTAACGTTCAGATATTCGATAAAGATGTATTAGATCAATTTACTAAGCCATCGGATAATAATATCACATTTGGATTAGGATGGAATAGAGCTGGAAATAGGGATAAGATATGGCAGTTTGGTCCATATGCTAGTAATATAGCAATAGGTCATACTGGATGGACTGGAACCCTTACACAAATTGATCCCAAGCATGATATGGCCATAATTCTTTTGACAAATAAAAAACATTCAGTTTGCAATGATGGTAGATTTGAAGGTGATGTGTATGAAACAGGAAGATATGGGAGTATAGTATCTTTAGTTTATGAAGCTCTACTGGAGAGTAAATAA
- a CDS encoding PTS glucose transporter subunit IIA yields MLNLFKKNSIIDIASPLTGKAIDISQVSDQVFSQKMLGDGIAIDPTHGNVVSPCNGKVIQVFPTNHAIGIKTKEGIEILIHLGLDTVELKGKGFKRLVDKGDRVETGDKLIEMDMTYLKEKAKSLITPVVITNGDKVKNIEKLLGDVVYGQSLIMKVNKK; encoded by the coding sequence ATGCTAAATCTATTCAAGAAGAATTCAATAATCGACATTGCATCTCCATTAACCGGAAAAGCCATTGATATATCACAAGTTTCAGATCAAGTATTTTCACAGAAAATGCTTGGAGATGGGATTGCCATAGACCCAACCCATGGAAATGTTGTATCTCCATGTAACGGCAAAGTAATACAAGTATTTCCTACTAATCATGCCATTGGAATAAAAACTAAGGAAGGTATTGAGATATTAATACATTTGGGATTAGATACCGTTGAGTTAAAGGGTAAAGGATTCAAACGTCTTGTTGACAAAGGAGATAGGGTTGAGACCGGTGATAAACTCATAGAAATGGATATGACCTATTTAAAGGAAAAGGCTAAGTCCCTTATTACTCCAGTTGTAATAACTAATGGAGATAAAGTAAAGAACATAGAAAAATTGTTAGGGGATGTGGTATACGGTCAAAGCCTAATTATGAAGGTTAATAAAAAATAG
- a CDS encoding PHP domain-containing protein has translation MKFDFHIHSVFSDGSSKVEEIFEIAQKNCLSALAITDHDTILGLEVVNKMSKKYSIPFVPAVEFTAVENNLKFHVLAYNIDFRSEELRKYSNNLLNYLNNKSKQEIKLMQANGIEIHEEEFFKESYGGPLYRAKLLKTLTKYGYLKQEEIMSSLKAFFGKDAPYYMEDTYDYYDFHQICNLIKRNGGIIVLAHPGKIKKKDGGLYKELINSELLDGIEIYHPANNDEVQNELMNIVSRKNMIFTGGSDYHGDYNRRKTPICGIWLPDEVYYNLEPYMINSPSIGGH, from the coding sequence ATGAAGTTTGATTTTCACATACATTCAGTTTTTTCTGATGGCAGCTCTAAAGTTGAAGAAATCTTTGAAATAGCTCAGAAAAATTGTCTTTCTGCATTAGCAATTACTGATCATGACACCATATTAGGTCTTGAGGTTGTGAATAAAATGAGTAAAAAATATAGCATCCCGTTCGTACCCGCTGTTGAATTTACAGCAGTTGAAAATAACCTTAAGTTCCATGTTTTAGCCTATAATATAGACTTTCGTTCTGAAGAACTAAGAAAATATTCTAATAATCTATTAAACTATTTAAATAACAAATCAAAGCAGGAAATTAAACTAATGCAGGCAAATGGTATTGAAATCCATGAAGAGGAATTCTTTAAGGAAAGTTACGGTGGGCCATTATATAGGGCCAAGCTCCTTAAGACTCTTACTAAGTATGGATACTTAAAGCAAGAAGAAATAATGAGTTCATTGAAAGCTTTCTTTGGTAAGGATGCTCCCTACTATATGGAGGATACCTACGACTATTATGACTTTCATCAAATATGTAACCTAATAAAGAGAAATGGTGGGATCATAGTATTGGCTCATCCTGGCAAGATCAAGAAAAAGGATGGGGGATTATATAAAGAACTTATAAATAGTGAGTTACTAGATGGTATTGAGATATACCATCCTGCCAATAATGATGAAGTTCAAAATGAACTAATGAATATCGTATCTAGAAAAAACATGATATTTACAGGTGGGTCAGATTATCATGGTGATTATAATAGAAGGAAAACCCCTATCTGTGGCATTTGGTTGCCAGACGAGGTCTATTATAATCTGGAGCCATATATGATAAATAGTCCAAGTATAGGAGGTCATTAA
- a CDS encoding Crp/Fnr family transcriptional regulator — protein sequence MYDLSNSLKKCSLFKNKSIDEIQYLLSNIIYSIKSFSKNEIILSSNQIANTMGIILSGFADVQKFFPSGKVVIIARKEKNDLIAEPSIFSNTKYYPATISACEACRIIFIHKNELLKLFLMDEELMQNFLESVSNSMIILKNKIGILSLNSIQEKISYFLIDEYRRNNCNIVKLPFSKKVWAEYMNVSRPSLSRELRKLEMEGIISFDKNIIEIHDLERLEKILFQQHD from the coding sequence ATGTATGATTTATCAAATTCACTCAAAAAATGTAGTTTGTTTAAAAATAAATCTATAGATGAAATACAATATTTATTATCAAACATCATTTATAGCATTAAATCTTTTAGTAAAAATGAGATTATACTTTCTTCAAATCAAATTGCTAATACAATGGGAATTATTTTATCTGGCTTTGCCGATGTGCAAAAGTTTTTTCCCTCTGGAAAGGTTGTCATAATAGCTAGAAAAGAAAAAAATGATTTAATAGCTGAGCCTTCAATATTTTCAAATACAAAATATTATCCTGCCACGATTTCAGCATGTGAAGCGTGTAGAATAATATTTATACATAAAAATGAACTGCTTAAGCTATTTTTAATGGATGAGGAACTTATGCAAAACTTTTTGGAATCCGTATCTAATTCAATGATAATTTTAAAAAATAAGATTGGAATCCTATCATTAAATTCTATACAAGAAAAAATCAGCTATTTTTTAATTGACGAATATAGAAGAAATAATTGTAATATCGTTAAATTACCCTTTTCAAAAAAAGTTTGGGCTGAATATATGAATGTATCAAGGCCATCTCTTTCAAGGGAATTAAGAAAATTAGAAATGGAAGGAATTATATCATTTGATAAAAACATTATAGAAATTCATGATTTAGAAAGACTAGAAAAAATACTCTTCCAACAACATGATTGA
- a CDS encoding MurR/RpiR family transcriptional regulator, whose protein sequence is MSSITRINNLKNDFTSSEKRIADFIIANVDRVYNSTASTLASLTNTSPASIVRFSQKLGYEGFQELKIALAREVHQNVFDEDKIYEKITIHDSMNSIVNKIAAENINAIKNTIKLVDEKVLTEAIEAISSARRINIYGVGGSSLVAQDFQYKLVRIDMPAYIHTDNHLQLVSAANITNRDVAIAFSHSGKTIETYRAMEISKQRGAKTISITKFGKSPISDLADIKIYTTEVEKTLRMGAIASRIAQLTIVDILFIGIVKNNFSNIPVYIQQTSDILREFKIDK, encoded by the coding sequence ATGAGCAGTATCACTAGAATAAACAATTTAAAAAATGATTTTACATCTTCTGAAAAAAGAATAGCAGACTTTATAATAGCTAATGTAGATAGGGTCTATAATTCAACTGCATCTACCCTTGCAAGTCTTACTAATACCAGTCCCGCAAGTATAGTCAGATTTTCTCAAAAACTTGGATACGAAGGCTTTCAAGAACTAAAAATTGCCTTAGCAAGGGAAGTACATCAGAATGTATTTGATGAGGACAAAATATATGAAAAAATAACTATCCATGATTCAATGAATAGTATTGTAAATAAAATAGCCGCTGAAAACATAAATGCTATCAAAAATACAATAAAGCTTGTGGATGAAAAAGTATTGACGGAAGCAATAGAAGCAATAAGCTCTGCGAGAAGAATAAATATCTATGGGGTTGGAGGTTCTTCTTTAGTTGCACAGGACTTTCAATATAAATTAGTTAGAATAGATATGCCCGCATATATACATACAGATAACCATCTTCAACTGGTGTCCGCTGCGAACATAACGAATAGGGATGTCGCCATTGCTTTTTCCCATAGTGGAAAGACCATCGAGACCTATAGAGCCATGGAGATATCAAAGCAAAGAGGAGCCAAAACAATTTCAATAACAAAGTTTGGTAAGAGTCCTATAAGTGATCTCGCAGATATAAAAATATATACAACCGAGGTTGAAAAGACTCTTAGAATGGGTGCTATTGCTTCAAGAATAGCTCAACTTACTATTGTTGATATACTTTTTATTGGAATAGTAAAGAATAACTTTTCTAACATTCCGGTATATATTCAACAAACTAGTGATATTCTGAGGGAATTTAAAATTGATAAATAG
- the murQ gene encoding N-acetylmuramic acid 6-phosphate etherase, which translates to MKIDLSNLTTEKRNFNTLELDIVSTEEMIKMINDEDKKIAYAVEKQIINIAKAVDIIANKLERGGRLIYLGAGTSGRLGILDASECPPTFGTPKELVHGIIAGGSKAVFSAVEGAEDDILKAVEDLKKIGFNDTDALVGITASGRTPYVLGGIEYAKAIGASSVAVTNNADSEIQRLADICISVVVGSEALTGSTRMKAGTAQKMVLNMLSTGAMIKLGKVYENLMVDLESTNLKLKERCRNIIVEATSVDETVAAQFLEKTGYDVKLAIFMIMSELDKEVAQKNLNSHKGHIRRALKAIKKIQ; encoded by the coding sequence ATGAAGATTGATTTAAGTAACTTGACCACTGAAAAAAGGAATTTTAATACACTTGAACTGGATATAGTTTCAACGGAAGAAATGATAAAAATGATTAATGATGAAGATAAAAAAATAGCATATGCTGTTGAAAAACAAATTATTAACATTGCAAAGGCTGTAGATATAATCGCAAATAAGCTTGAAAGGGGGGGAAGACTGATATATCTTGGAGCTGGTACCAGCGGTAGATTAGGAATATTAGACGCTTCGGAGTGTCCTCCAACCTTTGGGACTCCAAAGGAGTTGGTTCACGGAATAATCGCTGGGGGATCAAAGGCAGTATTTAGTGCAGTAGAAGGTGCAGAGGATGATATTTTAAAAGCTGTGGAGGATTTGAAAAAAATAGGCTTTAATGATACCGATGCCCTCGTAGGTATAACCGCCAGTGGAAGAACACCCTATGTACTTGGGGGAATCGAATATGCAAAAGCCATAGGGGCTTCATCGGTAGCCGTTACAAACAATGCCGATTCTGAAATTCAAAGGCTGGCTGACATCTGTATTTCGGTGGTAGTAGGAAGCGAGGCATTAACAGGGTCAACTAGAATGAAAGCAGGTACTGCACAGAAAATGGTTTTAAACATGCTTTCTACTGGGGCAATGATAAAGCTTGGCAAGGTATACGAGAATTTAATGGTGGACTTGGAATCCACAAATCTCAAGCTAAAGGAAAGATGTAGAAACATAATCGTAGAAGCTACTTCTGTGGATGAAACAGTTGCTGCTCAGTTTTTAGAAAAAACGGGATATGACGTTAAACTTGCCATATTTATGATAATGTCAGAGCTTGACAAGGAAGTAGCCCAAAAAAACCTTAATTCACATAAGGGACATATAAGAAGGGCTTTAAAAGCAATAAAAAAAATACAATAA
- the purD gene encoding phosphoribosylamine--glycine ligase, giving the protein MKVLVIGSGGREHTLVWKLSQSPRVDKIYCAPGNAGIGDMAELVNIKAEDIEVLLGFALKKGIDLTVVGPEVPLVDGIADRFEAEGLRIFAPNKACAQLEGSKAFAKEFMIRHDIPTAKYKEYTNPDEAISDIGIYGFPMVIKADGLAAGKGVIIAQDEKEAHEALSMIMKNKKFGDAGSKVVIEEFLDGIEASILCFVDGETIVPMVSAQDYKKAFDGDNGPNTGGMGTYSPSIIYNDDIKEKVENRILKSFIDGLKADGLNYRGVVFIGLMIKDGQPKVLEFNTRFGDPETQVVLSRLETDLLDIIESILEGRLKDQDIKWSDKKAVCVILASEGYPGKYEKGKAINGLEDIKDAIVFHAGTRIVDGKVVTNGGRVLGVVATADTIDEARNTVYKNIDKINFEGKQYRTDIGEIALG; this is encoded by the coding sequence ATGAAGGTTCTTGTTATCGGTAGCGGTGGACGTGAGCATACTTTGGTATGGAAGCTTTCTCAAAGCCCAAGGGTTGATAAGATATATTGCGCTCCTGGAAATGCTGGAATAGGAGATATGGCAGAGCTGGTTAATATAAAGGCTGAAGATATAGAGGTTTTATTGGGATTTGCTTTGAAAAAAGGTATAGATTTAACCGTAGTTGGACCGGAAGTACCCTTAGTAGATGGAATTGCTGATAGATTTGAGGCAGAGGGATTAAGGATATTTGCACCCAATAAAGCATGTGCCCAGCTTGAGGGAAGTAAGGCCTTTGCTAAGGAATTTATGATAAGACATGATATTCCTACAGCAAAGTATAAGGAATATACAAATCCGGATGAAGCAATAAGTGATATAGGTATTTACGGATTTCCCATGGTTATAAAGGCCGATGGACTTGCAGCAGGTAAGGGAGTAATCATTGCACAGGATGAAAAGGAAGCCCATGAAGCTTTAAGCATGATAATGAAGAATAAAAAGTTTGGTGATGCAGGCTCCAAGGTAGTTATAGAAGAATTTTTGGATGGAATAGAAGCCTCGATACTTTGCTTTGTAGATGGAGAAACCATAGTGCCTATGGTCAGTGCCCAAGACTACAAGAAGGCCTTTGATGGAGATAATGGACCAAACACAGGGGGTATGGGAACCTATTCACCTAGCATAATATACAATGATGATATAAAAGAAAAGGTTGAAAATAGGATACTAAAAAGCTTTATCGATGGGCTTAAAGCTGACGGATTAAATTATAGAGGTGTAGTATTCATAGGACTTATGATTAAGGACGGTCAGCCAAAGGTACTAGAATTTAATACAAGATTTGGTGATCCAGAAACACAGGTAGTACTGTCAAGACTGGAAACGGATTTGTTGGACATTATAGAAAGTATACTAGAAGGAAGATTAAAAGATCAAGACATCAAATGGTCAGATAAGAAAGCAGTTTGTGTTATACTAGCTTCTGAGGGCTATCCAGGAAAATATGAAAAAGGAAAAGCCATCAATGGACTTGAAGATATAAAAGATGCTATAGTATTCCATGCAGGAACTAGGATAGTAGATGGTAAGGTAGTTACCAATGGAGGAAGAGTGCTGGGAGTAGTTGCTACTGCCGATACCATAGATGAGGCTAGAAATACAGTGTATAAAAATATAGATAAGATTAATTTTGAAGGAAAACAATATAGAACGGATATAGGAGAGATAGCACTTGGGTAG